The Arachis ipaensis cultivar K30076 chromosome B05, Araip1.1, whole genome shotgun sequence nucleotide sequence AGAGCTAGAAAATTTGACACTAACCTCACAACCTTTCAAAACACTGAAACTCTTCATATTGGCTGTTATTCAATACATGAAGAAAACAACATTATATTTGTTGGCAAAAGGTGGGTGGCTCATGCTATTCAGTGTTGCGGTAGGGACTCTTAGCATATTGCTGATGGCCTTGGATGGTCCTCACGGGAAGGTATATCCATTCCTTGTAATTCATGCTTGAAAGTTTTAGATCAAACATTTTTTTATGGGAAATAGTTTATTTCTTTGTCTTTTGGGCTACTATATGCAATATACCCTTGATAACATTCAGCTCTCTCAAGTATTCACAGTGTGGAGACTTATTTCAACCTTAGTGTTACCAGTGATATAGTGGAATTTCATTGATCtgtgaactctctctctctctctcgcacaCATACACACATTCTCTTTATATAAATACTTGTTTTTTTGCAGCATCGTGAGGAGGTTCTTGAATATTTCCGCTTTGGACTGTGGTGGATTGCCCTTGGGGTTGCATCTTCAATTGGCCTAGGTAAGAAAAAATAGGCATGTACCAATATAACCCAGAAAAGGATTACGAACAGTCTGTAACTGAGGgatactaagtcaattagtgtTTAGGCAGCTTTTGTGATTTGAACTTAAATTAAAAAAGATGCTTGCAATATGTAGTTTATATATTTCTGAACATCCTGATCATTCAACTTGTAGTCCATGGCTCTGTGTATTTTCCTgcactttttttattattttaaatttttctattaaaCTGTTCTCTTGCCATTATTTTCTTCAGGCTCTGGTTTGCACACATTTGTTCTATATTTGGGTCCACACATAGCACTGTTTACAATTAAAGCAACTCAATGTGGCAGAGTGGATTTGAAAAGTGCTCCATATGATACCATACAATTAAAAAGAGGTCCTTCTTGGCTTGATAAAGACTGTTCTGAATTTGGGCCACCATTGTTCCAGTCAGTGTATGGTTCAAGGGTTCCACTTAGCAGGATTTTGACTCAAGTTCAGTTGGAGGCCATTCTATGGGGTCTCGGAACTGCTATAGGGGAGCTTCCACCTTACTTTATCTCCAGGGCAGGTACATTGTGTCCTTTTTTGTCACTTTGCCATTTTCAATGCACTTGTATTTGTGCAATCCAAATATCCAACAAGACACAAATTTCCTTAAAATCAATTTTTGAGATAACAAatccaactatatatatatatatagttagaaAAAAAACTTATTGTTAATCCATACTTATACTTCATGTAATTATCTTTAGTTTGCATAAACTTTCATTTTAAAGCAAATACTTTGAATCACAGTCTTTAGTTTGTCCATAAATTTCTAAACTCTGTCTTCTGATTTTAATAAGTAGTTTAGTTTGCAATACTTCATTGCCTCtcttcatgtatatatatagcacgCTTGTCTGGGAGTAGAGTGGATGCAATGGAAGAGTTGGATAACGAAGATAAAGGAATCCTGAATCAAGCCAAACGCTGGTTTCTTTCGCATGCTCAACATTTGAATTTCGTTACCATTCTTGTGCTTGCATCGGTTAGTATGGACTACATGTTTCATGTCCAACAATATTTTCTTCTCCATTAAATAGTATCAAGAGATTATTTTTTTCAAGGAGTATTTGGATTTATATTACTTGAATGTTTTTTATATGGTCATTCTAGTGTACCTATGCTAGGTGCCTATGGTATTTCAAAAAATGTTGCTAAAATTAAAGTAATGCTTTTTGATTATTTAGCAACGCTTTTTAATGAGTGTTGCTAAAAAAAGTGATATCAAAATGTTAAAAAAAAGTGACTTTAATTTTAACAACACTTGTATAGCTGCCGTAGCCACCATAATCATAGACATACTAGAATCCACCTTTTTATATTAGAGGCCTTGTTCTTCATTGTTAATTTCGCTGTTAGGCCTGATTTCACTACACAAGACCTTATTCTTGCCTAAGATTAAAATTTTGAAGCAATTTTTGGTGTAGTTGCTATCactattctcaatgtaaaacatGGCTTTAAAAAATAGAAACTTATACCTCTTTTGCTTATCTAAAATGGCATTTATTTATGTACTTCATCACCATGCAAACAGCTATTAACTGAATTTATACTTCAGGTGCCAAATCCTCTATTTGACCTTGCTGGCATCATGTGTGGACAATTTGGCATTCCGTTTTGGGAATTTTTTCTTGCGACCATGATTGGAAAGGCAATTATTAAAACTCACATACAGGTTTGTGAGAATCTTAGACTTATCTCAACTTCCTAATTTTGCCCTTTTTTTTAAGCCTTTTGTTTTGCATTGTGAGGACTCTACTCCATATTTAGACTTGTAGCTTGGTCACTGCATTAGAGTGGTCATTCAACATTTTGTACATCAAGGTTTACGACCCTGCATATAGCAAAGTTGTAAATTAGAGTGAGGAAGAGTATCTATTGTTATTTAAAAACAAGAAATCAAATCAAGCTGTTGCCTTAGGGAcaagcttttttatttttctaattcacCTTGTATGATATATTCTTTTTTTGCAGACAATATTTATCATCTCAGTTTGCAATAATCAACTTCTTGACTGGATAGAGAATGAATTTATATGGGTTCTCAGTCATATACCCGGTTTTGCTTCAGTCCTGCCTAGCGTGGTGGCTAATCTCCATGCAATGAAAGATAAGTATCTGAAAGCACCCCAGCCAGTTTCCCCAAAAATTCAGGTACTGCAATGTTTCATGTTTATGAATGATTCTATACTGAATTGAATGCTGAATTTCTCAAATATTGAACAGCAGCCTAAAAAATCTGGTTGATTTTTAgttatgtatataaattttttattgtatttttatctttattcagtTTGCTGAAAATTTTCATATATGATCTTCAGGGGAAAAAGTGGGATTTGTCTTTTACATCAATCTGGAACACAGTGGTGTGGCTCATGCTCATGAACTTCTTTGTCAAGATTGTGAATGCAACAGCACAGAGGTATCTGAAGAAACAACAAGACAGAGAGCTCGCTGCATTAACGGAAAAGTCAGTCTCAACAGATTCAGATGCACAATGAAATGATGTTGTTCTGCTTGTGTTGACTCTTTTTAGTTGGTTCCTCTTGCAAGCAGAAAATTCGAATATGAATTACAGCTGTTCCTGAATGCCCCATCAAAGTTACTGCAGCAGAGCCCTATTAATCTGTTAGAAAGTTCTATAGGAAGGAATATACAATGAAGTTAGGAAAAAGTAGTTGCAGGTTGCAACATTTATTGTTTCAAGTTTCAACAATGTGACATTTGGGGGAAAGCATTGGTTGGATATTTAGACTTAAACACTACATTAGATACTGCTTGGAATGAATTATGGGAATCCTATTATTCTTTGGAAATGAATGGCAAGACAAATTATTTGTTCCCTTTATATCTGACTCATTGAAAAATGGTTTATTCTGTCTCTATGCAACACTAACCACTACAGTAATTTACACTTCACAAAGTTACAgcttacatttcttgtcatttgtcTTCTGAAGAGGGAGTTCTTTTGTTGAATTGAACCTTAACGATTGCATTTTCTTTTTGTACACACTTTTATTTACGAGGGCGGCCCGGAAACCCAACCCAACCCGGAAATAACCCGCACCCAAACCTAGAATTCAAACAGTACTCTCTCATCTCTCTCCCTCCCAGAGCAGCGAACCCGCTGGGATTTCATTTTGTACACTTTTTTTTATAGTTGTAAGAACCGGACCGGTGATCGAATCGGTCAGGTTATTGgtttactggtttattggttcaaccgataaatcGCTAGTTGAACTGGTAAAACCGGTTTCAcatgaataaaaaatataaaatagtaaaaaatttagTAAAGTGATAATTAGGTTCTTGAAATTTTTTACTTCGGATTAATTAGTCCTTGAAAAAAATAAAGTATCAATTTGGTCCTTCACGACAGTAAACCATGGATACGTTATGTCCTCTGtcaatttattatgtgaaatttaataGTGATGCTTATATATCTCTACTAATTAATCCTAAGTCAAAATCTTCGAAGACATACTACTTaacttaatattttaaaaaatttaaaataaatatattaactaACATTTTAATAATAGTATAAATCCTAaagaattatatattaaaaaaaaggtgagtataaaactaaaattaaattaaataaatataaaacaattcaattatatatatatattaacaagCACATAAAGTATAAAAGTGATAAAACAGCTTGGTGGCATACCTTGTTGAGTGCAACAAGAGAGACATGAGTTCGAGTCCTATAGCATGAATTTTTgaatattgaaatcaatattcaACTGCTGGAGCACCGAAGATCTGCGAGGGAAAGGCTGGGAGCACCATAGGACTGGCCGGTTCGCGCATTTGTATCGTACCGGCCGGTTTTAGCCGGTTTCTGACGAATCGTCCGGTTCTTGCCGGTTTAAAAGTGACAAAACAGCTTGGTGGCATACCTTGTTGAGTGCAACAAGAGAGACATGAGTTCGAGTCATGAATTTTTgaatattgaaatcaatattcaACTGCTGGAGCACCGAAGATCTGCGAGGGAAAGGAGCATAGGAGTAATGTTCGAGCCTACCATGAGGCGCTGGACGGCTGGAGCACCGTAGACCTGTGAAATGTTGGGAGCACCATAGGACCGGCCGGTTCGCGCATTTGTATCGAACCGGCCGGTTTTAGCCGGTTTCTAACGAATCGTCCGGTTCTTGCCGGTTTAAAAGTGACAAAACAGCTTGGTGGCATACCTTGTTGAATGCAACAAGAGAGACATGAGTTCGAGTCATGAATTTTTgaatattgaaatcaatattcaATTGCTGGAGCACCGAAGATCTGCGAGGGAAAGGAGCATAGGAGTAATGTTCGAGCCTACCATGAGGCGCTGGACGGCTGGAGCACCGTAGACCTGTGAAATGCTGGGAGCACCATAGGACCGGCCGGTTCGCGCATTTGTATCGAACCGGCCGGTTTTAGCCGGTTTCTGACGAATCGTCCGGTTCTTGTCAGTTTAATTGCGTGTTCGGTCCAAACTATAAATCGAATaccggtcgaaccggccggtccagtccggttcttacaactatgctTTTTTTTGTTACCCACGGTATTGAAGCTCTATTAACGGTTTGCCACGGGCCAATGAGTTGCTGTATGCACAACGTAGGATTTAAAatccgacacttgcttaagcgaatTAGTGAgttaaccactagaccaacctaACTTGGGTTTTTGTACACACTTCATGTATTGGCATTAGGCCATGTTTTTGGTGCCaagattttttgtttgtttttaatgtTTTTGCAAATCGAACGGGCCAAAGGCCAAGATTAATCAAGATTTTGGTTGAACCCAAATTAAACATTTGAGTTGCAAGAAACTTTGTACTTATATAAGGGTCCATAAGAGCTGAGAGTGTTATAAAGCTCATCTTCTcctgaccaagaaaaaaaaaaagctcatCTTCTCTGGAGCAACATAGTCTTGGGTTGCTGGTTTTTGCTGGGTCGGGTTTCCCGAGGTCTATGACAAAAAAACCATTTTCTCTTCAAAAATATATACCTGATCCAAGATTCGCATATACACGACTACACCTAACCCCAACCCTATTCATTATCTATTGTTAGACACACCATCTCAATTAGTTACTTCTAATTATGATTTATTAAGGGAGGGAAGGGTACATGTTTACTACATTCAATCAAGTTTGAAAAAATAAGTGTTGTTGCTTACATATTTACATTACATCACGTCAAGAAAAAGAGAATGGATAGTGACATAATAAAGACTTGCGTGATGGTCAGCTAAAAAGTGAACATAGGTTAATATATCTTATTGCAATCCGCAGTAGTGATTGTATAAATTTGAAGCTTATCCGAATCTACTCAAGATTTTTAGATGGAGCAAGAATAATATGTGGATGAAGAAGGATTAGCATGAGAGTGAAAGCAAGTACGATCGCCACTACTTTTTATTATTAGGGTACAAATTACATACATTAATGAAAGCATAGGGAAGATGGTGGCCAAAGTAAACTTTATGAGGTGGATCCAAGGATTCACACATTTATAATCCGTGTTCTCTGTTTGATCACTTTAATTTTCATGCTTGTTCAGAGAAAAATCCTCGTTTTCTCGTGAACGCTACAATTAATGCATGTGTTGACCACCTTGCATTTGCATTAGAATTGTCATTATTGTATCCTTATCCGATGTAGCACAAGTGAATCTGTAAGTCCTCTTGGAAATTCAAGAAATTAGCACTACCATTGTTTTGGACAACAggacaaggaattataaatggTCAATTTTGAGGACTCCAACTCGGACAACACTTCTGGTTACACCCATTTTGTTTAGTTTGTTTCTTGAATTTTCGCCATAGTAGTTAATTATAGTGGCATCCACGTCGTTAATTGCTAGGATTATTGATGACGTAAATTATGATGGTATCATCATCGATCGTATCTGGTAAGTAATTAACTCAAAACTCAAAAGGTCAAACTACGTACCCCTGCCGCCTGTGGTGTGAAACCCCATCATACAGTTCACACTTCCTctgttttcaaatttcaattaagaACGACAAAATAATGTTTAATATATCTGGATAATGTTTATATATTTGGTGCTTTATTATCTTtctgaattattatatatttcccACTTCATGAGAAGGGCTAGTAGCTATAGTTATCAATTTTAACAAAAAACAATCGGACAATTGAAAAAGAGACGTAATATACGAATGAAAGCCACACAATATGGATATAATAATAGAAAACAGAAGATATCAAGATAATGTGTGAGTGCTTCTAGATGGATTATACCCATTTTATTTTCATGTGACAGATGTCAATTTACCACCACATGTGAAACTCGAAGCAATAACAATTCTTTTCACTTTCATGGGGGCAATCTGCCACGTGATATCGTAATATCAGCCATTTTTCGTTGCTCCCTTTTCCGCTAACTTCTTCCAACTTTTTTGCTCGTATAATTAGCGTCATATCGTTAGTTAATTTTTAAGTAGAAATTCAAGATGATGATTGAGAGGTGTTAATTTTTAGCATTAtatttatcaaattatttaataatttttaattattaactttacataaaattaattatatttaaattttttaataaaaatgtatTGCGTTAATCTTTGATCTCTTTTGTTAACAAATtgttgatataattttttttgttacgaaagataggagactcgaacccgcaatctcttaattgagtatggaaagactatgtcatttgagctataactcattggcaattGTTGATATAATTTGATGATATAGATTATTAGTAACATTATTTTATGGTTTGCTCACGTGTAATAATATAATATTGGCTGATAAAAAAATAGTCTgaacttatcttatttatcattaattaattatcgcaataattaatgaatactaaataagacatGTGGTTGtttttgactgattttctttagttactAAACATTTCCGTATAATATTATAAGGAAAAAGTTTGGTAACCAAAATTTTTCAGCCATAATCAGCCAAAACTGTTCAtattttacttcatttatatcacttaataacagttttattttttacttcACTCTCTTATCATTCTACTTATTACCGTTCATTATACTTATCACCGTTCTTATCAAATCTGCtaattaatgatattaattagaaaattataTCCCTTTTTATTAGGCACTATTGTAATATAAAAATtgatcaaatttaaaatattttattttttataaaatgtgTTGAGGtggtttgagtttttttttttttaattaaaaatataagaatttgaaatttttatttgGAAGAAAAAATTTATACAATTATAAATGCATGTAATAATAATGAAGGAGAAATTTTCGCAATCTGATCCACATTAAATTTGGAATTAACTTTTAGTATAATTAAataaggaaaaataattaatgatagaaaaaaattaattgcatcaattAAATTAGGAGAGTGATTCACACTCTCTTATAAACACAAATATTATTAGTCATATACCTTTATTTATTATCTATAATATTTTGGTTACGTAGCATGATAGATCGATTAGTGACACGTAACATGTTAGTGTAAACGGATATGTCATGTGTCATGATACTATTTAATCATGTGTCAGTTTGAACTACGTGTTACAATATTATTTATTCATATTACATCTACTATCTCATCATTATAAATGCATTCAATTGGTTTCGAATTTTGTATTAAAGAACTCATCTTAACTTTTGAAATTAGATGTGGTGCATCAAATTAatcattttattaattttttctcttttttttatcaatttaaaattctcaatatCTTTGAGTGCACTANNNNNNNNNNNNNNNNNNNNNNNNNNNNNNNNNNNNNNNNNNNNNNNNNNNNNNNNNNNNNNNNNNNNNNNNNNNNNNNNNNNNNNNNNNNNNNNNNNNNNNNNNNNNNNNNNNNNNNNNNNNNNNNNNNNNNNNNNNNNNNNNNNNNNNNNNNNNNNNNNNNNNNNNNNNNNNNNNNNNNNNNNNNNNNNNNNNNNNNNNNNNNNNNNNNNNNNNNNNNNNNNNNNNNNNNNNNNNNNNNNNNNNNNNNNNNNNNNNNNNNNNNNNNNNNNNNNNNNNNNNNNNNNNNNNNNNNNNNNNNNNNNNNNNNNNNNNNNNNNNNNNNNNNNNNNNNNNNNNNNNNNNNNNNNNNNNNNNNNNNNNNNNNNNNNNNNNNNNNNNNNNNNNNNNNNNNNNNNNNNNNNNNNNNNNNNNNNNNNNNNNNNNNNNNNNNNNNNNNNNNNNNNNNNNNNNNNNNNNNNNNNNNNNNNNNNNNNNNNNNNNNNNNNNNNNNNNNNNNNNNNNNNNNNNNNNNNNNNNNNNNNNNNNNNNNNNNNNNNNNNNNNNNNNNNNNNNNNNNNNNNNNNNNNNNNNNNNNNNNNNNNNNNNNNNNNNNNNNNNNNNNNNNNNNNNNNNNNNNNNNNNNNNNNNNNNNNNNNNNNNNNNNNNNNNNNNNNNNNNNNNNNNNNNNNNNNNNNNNNNNNNNNNNNNNNNNNNNNNNNNNNNNNNNNNNNNNNNNNNNNNNNNNNNNNNNNNNNNNNNNNNNNNNNNNNNNNNNNNNNNNNNNNNNNNNNNNNNNNNNNNNNNNNNNNNNNNNNNNNNNNNNNNNNNNNNNNNNNNNNNNNNNNNNNNNNNNNNNNNNNNNNNNNNNNNNNNNNNNNNNNNNNNNNNNNNNNNNNNNNNNNNNNNNNNNNNNNNNNNNNNNNNNNNNNNNNNNNNNNNNNNNNNNNNNNNNNNNNNNNNNNNNNNNNNNNNNNNNNNNNNNNNNNNNNNNNNNNNNNNNNNNNNNNNNNNNNNNNNNNNNNNNNNNNNNNNNNNNNNNNNNNNNNNNNNNNNNNNNNNNNNNNNNNNNNNNNNNNNNNNNNNNNNNNNNNNNNNNNNNNNNNNNNNNNNNNNNNNNNNNNNNNNNNNNNNNNNNNNNNNNNNNNNNNNNNNNNNNNNNNttcactaattttaatatatttttttatatatttttaaacagAAAtacttttaataaatatttttaaaattttaattttaattatataattttttcataataatttaaCACTAATAACTACGTCACATGAGATAACTTTCTATGCAATTAGAAAAGAAACCATATACTCGCTTTAGAGAAAATCATAAATTTTTGAGTGGGATATCGTAACGTCCAGCCATAACATATTTAAACAACTGATTATCATCTTTTTTCCACAAAATTTGCTTTTGGTGCTTCAATATTATTTAGAATAATCACTCCACCCACGTTTTCATTGATTAATAATTTAATTGTATGaagaaaattaaaacatttttaatCCTTGGGCCACATCCTACAAATTAAAGGGCCACATCCTACAAATTAaacaagtcaccaaaaaaaaaaaaaaaaattttctctgCACTATTTGCGGCAACGTCTTTTAAAACCTGGGACAAGATAAGATGTTGCTGCTTTGCCGGTATTATAAAATATTGGAAGCTCATTAATAATCTGTGTATGTGATTTATgatacaaataaataataaattactcCCTATTCAATGAAcagatatttattattatttaataatattaataatgtgTACACATTACCAGATGTAGTATAGTAGTTGATCGAATGGTGG carries:
- the LOC107643253 gene encoding vacuole membrane protein KMS1, whose protein sequence is MGSETTAASSSEHSDMSISGLHDKHRLELENLTLTSQPFKTLKLFILAVIQYMKKTTLYLLAKGGWLMLFSVAVGTLSILLMALDGPHGKHREEVLEYFRFGLWWIALGVASSIGLGSGLHTFVLYLGPHIALFTIKATQCGRVDLKSAPYDTIQLKRGPSWLDKDCSEFGPPLFQSVYGSRVPLSRILTQVQLEAILWGLGTAIGELPPYFISRAARLSGSRVDAMEELDNEDKGILNQAKRWFLSHAQHLNFVTILVLASVPNPLFDLAGIMCGQFGIPFWEFFLATMIGKAIIKTHIQTIFIISVCNNQLLDWIENEFIWVLSHIPGFASVLPSVVANLHAMKDKYLKAPQPVSPKIQGKKWDLSFTSIWNTVVWLMLMNFFVKIVNATAQRYLKKQQDRELAALTEKSVSTDSDAQ